One Vigna radiata var. radiata cultivar VC1973A unplaced genomic scaffold, Vradiata_ver6 scaffold_146, whole genome shotgun sequence genomic region harbors:
- the LOC111240888 gene encoding uncharacterized protein LOC111240888, which translates to MEHGDKPIITSLAISRSPLISLLSLFLTLLRCDTFLIHVGSQERFSRLHHQRLSLPLHHLVEPQFKRVSTRFKESFIGVEVEVNLGSLKVIDYNYNQVLIRVPPTSYQFEDSISKLVKMFEKAGKEVYLTPYLHQSLMIHFQWKLPTLKTLEGTGLLLV; encoded by the exons atggAACATGGTGACAAACCTATTATTACGAG TCTCGCTATCTCACGTTCGCCCctaatttctcttctctctctcttcctcacTCTCCTTCGTTGTGATACATTTCTCATTCATGTAGGCTCACAAGAGCGTTTCTCTCGTCTCCATCATCAAAGGCTCTCGCTGCCTCTCCATCATCTCGTTGAACCACAATTCAAGCG TGTTTCGACCCGCTTTAAAGAAAGCTTCATAGGAGTGGAGGTAGAAGTTAACCTAGGTTCTTTGAAag TCATTGATTACAATTACAACCAAGTATTGATTAGGGTTCCTCCTACAAGTTATCAATTTGAAGATTCCATCTCTAAG ttgGTAAAGATGTTCGAAAAAGCTGGTAAAGAGGTTTATTTAACACCTTACTTGCATCA atctttaatGATTCATTTCCAATGGAAGTTGCCGACATTAAAGACATTAGAAGGAACTGGACTTCTTTTAGTTTAA
- the LOC106780101 gene encoding probable WRKY transcription factor 75, translated as MENYSMLFPCPNSSSYPISKSGVGTSQHGFGGQSSNAFLGLRPSNESSGSDHEKRGEGGRDAAVLMSQITAGINVSDELGGLGNGNSNGKKKGEKKVRKPRYAFQTRSQVDILDDGYRWRKYGQKAVKNNKFPRSYYRCTHQGCNVKKQVQRLTKDEGVVVTTYEGVHTHPIEKTTDNFEHILSQMQIYTPF; from the exons ATGGAGAATTATAGCATGTTGTTCCCTTGTCCCAATTCTTCCAGCTACCCCATTTCAAAGAGTGGTGTGGGAACATCTCAGCATGGTTTTGGTGGTCAAAGCTCCAATGCATTTCTAGGTCTAAGGCCTAGTAATGAGAGTAGTGGTAGTGATCATGAAAAGAGAGGAGAAGGTGGTAGAGATGCTGCCGTGTTAATGTCTCAGATCACTGCTGGCATTAATGTGAGTGATGAGTTAGGTGGTTTGGGAAATGGTAATAGTAATGGAAAAAAGAAAGGGGAGAAAAAGGTTCGAAAGCCTAGATATGCTTTCCAAACCAGGAGCCAGGTTGATATTCTTGATGATGGCTATAGGTGGAGGAAGTATGGCCAAAAAGCTGTCAAAAACAACAAGTTTCCGAG GAGTTACTACAGGTGCACGCATCAAGGGTGCAATGTGAAGAAGCAAGTCCAACGCCTAACGAAAGACGAAGGGGTAGTGGTGACTACTTATGAAGGAGTCCACACTCACCCAATTGAGAAGACAACAGATAACTTTGAACACATTTTGAGTCAGATGCAAATATACACTCCCTTTTGA